The Trichoderma breve strain T069 chromosome 2, whole genome shotgun sequence DNA segment CGTGATTCCCTTCTTAGTCGGCCGCTGCGTGCACATGGCCCGAGACGAGTGATGAAACAGCACTGGGGAGACCAGGTTGGACACCCAGTAATCTGGTGTCGCAACGGACGCCTTGTCGGCAATCGTTCCCGTGACCGACGAAAACATCTCaatcttgttcttttggtCGGACGATGCAAAGTCGAGTGTTTCGAGTTTGGCACGGTATGCCTCTGCGACTCTATTCATGTATGGAGAGTGATACGCAGCCTTGACATGCAGCTTGCGGGAGAagatgccttcttcatcgagGAGAATCTTCAGCTTGTCAACCATGTCCTCGTCTCCCGAAACCGTGACATTGGTAGGACTATTTACGCATGCGACTACGAGTATCTTGCTGCTTTCTTCGAGTCTTGCGATGTACTGAAGCGTCACCTGCTCAGATGCTCCGACCGCCATCATTGCGCCAGTGTTCGTTGTGCCGTCAGAAGAAACAGCTTCCACCACCGCTTCACCACGGTAATAAGCGATGCCCCAGGCACATTCTCTGCTGATTATGCCGGCTGAGAAGGCTGCAGCAATCTCGCCAGACGAATGACCGACGACCCTCGACGGCGTCAATCCCCAGCTCGAAAGCAGCTCCACGAGCGCTACTTGCAAAGCAGTGGAAAAAGGTTGGCTAATGGCCGGATCATGAATCCTAGCTGTGttttcatcatccaggaATGTGTCTAATAGGGACCACGTGGCGCCTAGGGATTGTCGCAAGTAAACGTCAGCTGCCGTTAAGCTGTCTGCGAAGATGGGATATCTCAAGTACAGAGCTCTTCCCATGCCTTGCCACTCAGCTCCCTGGCCTGTGAATATAAATCCAATATTTGGCTCTTGACTAGAGCGAATGGGCTTCAGGGGAGAGTTGTCCATTTCCTGGACGAGTTCATTAACTGAACTTGCCACCGTGAAGGACTTCCAAGGCAGGGATGTTCTCTTGGTAGACAAGGTGTAAGCAAGCCTCTCCAGAAACGTTGTTTCTCGTTGTTTATCGGCGTCGTTCCGAAGGAATTTTGAGTATTCCTTCACCACTCGTTCTATTCCCTTTTGATCCGAGGCGGACCACAAGAATAGGTTCGCAGAGGTGAAGTCTGTAACATTCACAGGGGTGCCATTATGCAAGTCGCCATTTGTATGCGTTCCATTGACACCATTCAACGGGCCACCGGGGCCTGCAACTGTGTTGTGCCGACATTCGAgcctgtgctgctgcagatAGTGGTATGCATCGTCAAGAATGACGTGAGAATTACTTCCTCCGTACCCGAAAGAATTGATCGAGGCCCGCCTCAATCCGCTGCATGGCCACGGAGTATTGGACGTGGGAAACTGCAAATGATGTCAGTAAGGTTCTATTCTCCTTTTCAGGCCAAATTCTTACCTTGAGTTTCCATTGCTTTGCTGGAATCTTGGGATTGACCTTCTCCATCCAAATGTTAGGAGGGATATTGCCAGTCTCCAACACCATAATGGTCTTGATTAGCCCAGCCAAACCACTTGAACCTTCAAGATGCCCGATGTTGGATTTGATTGCCCCGACGATGAGTGGTTCGCCATCATCCTTTGTTCTAGCCTCAGCAAAAGTCGCTGCTATAGCTCCAGCTTCCAGAGGGTCACCAGCCGCTGTGCCTGTACCATGTGCCTCAAAGTATCTGGTTTGCTCTAGCCCGAGTCCAGCTTTGGCATATGTTTCTCTAATCAAGGACCTTTGTGCTTCTTGACTTGGAAGTGTAATGCCTGGTGTGCGACCATCTTGGTTGACGCCTGTTCCTCGCACCACGGCACGAATTGTGTCGCCGTCACGGATGGCACTGGAGAGcctttttataattactgCTCCAAGCCCTTCGCCTCGAGCGTAGCCATTTGCCCGGTGATCAAAGGAGTAACACTTGCTATCAGGGGAAAGGAAGCGCATGGCTGTTGAGGGAACCATCTGGTCGGGATTGTAGAAGAGATTGGACCCTGCTACGACCGCCTGTGAGTGGATTAGATTAGTGAGGCATCTTTACGGATTTGGTGGTTCTGAccatttctgcttcttcatgctGCAAGCTTCGGCAAGCTAGATGAAAAGCTGTCAAGCTGCTTGAACACGCCGTATCGAGACTCATGCTAGGGCCTTTGAGATCGTAAAACCAGCTGACTCTGTTGGAAAGCATCGCCATTCCATTCCCCGTTGCCTGATATGCCGAAAGATTCTCCGGGTCTCGACCCAAGAGTCCTTCGTAGTCGCGAGTAAAAGCGCCGACGAAACACGCTGTGCGCGAAGACACGTATTTGCTCATAGGAATGCCCGCATTCTCAAAGCCTTCATAGACCACCTCTAACAGCAAACGCTGCTGTGGATCCATCGTCTTTGCTTCATCGGGAGAAATTGAGAAGAACGGGGCATCAAAAGCTGATATATCTTGCTGTAGGTAATGGCCACCTCGAAAGTTCACCTGCGTTGCGTTTCAGTTAACTCAAAGCGCCTCAAGTGTGGTTTACTTACGGTACCGCCATGATCGGCATTTGGGTGATAAAATGCGTCGACATTATATCGATTTTTGGGAGTCGGCGTAAGAGCTGAACGCCCATCGCATAACAATTCCCATAGACCTCTGGGGCTTGAAGCGTCTTGAGGGAAGCGAACTGAGATGCCAACGATCACAACAGGATCGTCATTAAGGGGAGCATCCATCTCAACAAGAACGAATATAAACAGAACACTCCACTGAGATTAAATTTGAACGAGAGAACGAGAGATGGATTCCTCGAATTCAGCagtctttctctcctttaAGAGATACTAACAAGTAACTAGTAGATCCCAAGGctttactattataattattcAGGGGTTATCATGTATTTGCGAGAATCATTTGCTACGTGTCTGTAAAGCGTTGATTGCAGTGTTCACCGCTCCTGAGCGCACTTGTGCACTTGGTGCTGATCCAACAAATGTTCATGTTACATTATCCAGAGTCAGGCTTTTACTTGTGGGATATATCATACTCGTGCTAGAAGCACATTACCTGCTATGCTTGACAAGCGGAATGGAGCTGGTAAGCACTAGATGAAAGCAGACCCCCTGGAGTTGTTGACAAGGTACCGAGTGTAAGTCCTCCAACCAGAGCACTGCAGTCCAAAGACAAATCCGAGCTTAAAGACATTCAATCGTTCACTTGAGTTACAACCAACTTACTTGAGATTAGCGACgatacctacctagtagcCACAACATGAACATCTTGTGCCTACACGGAACAGGAACCAATATATCGGTAAGGTTCGCCACATGATCTCGTAGGCAATTCTCTAACAACCAGAAGATTTTCCAACTGCAATCGGGTAAGACTTCAATGGCAAGTCCAGAAAGCCAGTTCTAATTAATTAGCGGCTCTACGACACGAACTCGAGAGAGATGGCATGTCCTTTGAATACGCGCAGGGTGGCCTCAGATGTCCCGCGGCAGAAGGTAAGTAATAGTGGTTCGTCCATTGCTCGAAGCCAAGCCTGCAGACTGACACATAGCAGAGATAGCGGGCTTGTTTCCGGACTTTTGCGACTTTTACACGTACTACGACCCACGAGAAGCTCATACAATCGTCGAAGCTGAAGATCAACTATTGGAGATGCTGAAAGAGCAGGAAGGGAAATATGACGGAATACTGGCCTTTTCCGAATCCGCCGCgttggctgctgctctcaTCATCCGGCACGCTCGAGAAAACCCATTCAAAGCCGAGGGGCTTTTTCGATTTGCTATTTTTATATGCGGGCTGGCTCCATTCGATCATGAGACACTGGGCGTTGCTGGAGCGTCCAAGCCAACGCGTGTCAAGCCGGATGACAACAAGTCAACGGAAGAGCACCTCATCAACATTCCCACGTATCATATAATGGGCAGCGAGGATGAGTTGTATCCCTACGGGCTGGCATTGTATAATTGCTGCGATCCTGAAATGGCCATCAAGACGATACATCGTGGAGGACATGAGATACCCAGTCAGGTGGAGCTGGTGAAGGAGATGACCAGGAACATCAACGCTACCATTCAGCGAGCAAATTTCATGTGTTAAtaccgtactcgtacacatTTGTTGACAAAATTTTCGGTGCCTGGACGTGACTGATGATGAGTCGTATTGCTTTAGTTTGAGGTTACCTTACCTACCTCATTGAGGAAGTCGACTTCCCTGCTTCGTTTCCCTAGATGGTAGATCGACATGATGACGTGAGATTCTTGTGGTTGGGATCGGGATGTTGTCAAATCTCCGAAGGGGTAATCGCTCGATTCGGAAGTTAAGTTCTCGTATTAGATAGACGAGAACGCTAGAAACCTTCTTTACCGGAGCTAAGGCCGGGATATGTTCATTCGGATTCGGACCCTCACCGCCCAAATACCGGGTTGCCTTGACCGTGTAAGTCCCTTGGATGTTTAGGTTCGCTTACAGTAGGTCCATGTAATTATAAGGTCACTTGTAGAGTAGAGTAAAAAGTACGAGTGCTGATTGGATTTGACATTCAACCTTGGTAGCCTTCCAAGCAGAGCGACGAATGTATGGCTACAGTAAACATCTCTCTTGGGCCGATGATGCTCAACGAGTATTCGGTCGTTCTGCCAGTCGTTGTATTGTGCGTGTCGCTGTATCTTGCAACGAGAAAACAGCTGGCCCTGCCCGTTGTCGGTAGATTGACCTCGCCCGGTCTTTTCGGATTCTGGTTTCCCGGAGTGGTTGCGAATATTCTCAACACAAGGGAAGTTCTAGAAAAAGGATATAGAAAGGTGTGACTTTCTTTAGCTTTGGGACAAAGTTCGAGTTGGGATCTGCGCTTACCCGTTCGTTTTGCAGTATAGTCTAAATGACAAAGCATTCTTTATTCCACAGCTCGAGGCAAACAACATCTTGATCCCACCAGCGTGGATCAAAGCATACAAACGAGCTCCGACGTCCGATCTGAATCTAGATGGGGCAATTGAAGATGTGAGAGGCCTTTGCTATCATTGCATCCTATCCTTATCCTAACCCTTTTGAAGAATCTTCAGATCAGATATCTTCTCGGCCCTCAAATACGACAAAACTCATACCATATCGAATGGACGCGCGACAGCCTGACCCCCTTCATGCCATCCGTCTTGGACTGGCTTCACGAGGAAATCGCAGACTGTTTAGACCAGGTTCTGGGCAAAGATAATCATGACTTCCACAAAGTCAAGATCTTTCCGTTTTCACTCTCTCTGAATTGCAGAATCGCGGCCAGAATCGTGGTGGGAAAGCCTTTATGCCGGGATGCCAAGTTCCAACATCTTTGCGAGCAGCATTCTCAGCTACTAGTTGTACTCAGCATGATCCTCAAGTTTTCTTCCAGACTGGTGCAAGCCTCTGGTCGTGAGAATGTCGCCTTTGCGAGGAGTCCAGCGTCAAATTACCGACTTGGTTCGACCATTGGTGCTAGAAAGCTACAGAAAGCTGAAGCAAGGCGGTCAAGATTCTAAAGGAACTACAAGTGAACCACCCGAAGGCGAACAAGAATCATTGATGGATTCTCTTGTTCGCACGGCTGTATCGAGGACGCCGTCTCTGACCGTTGAGGAGGACATTGCCCACGAAATTACTATGCGATTTCTTAGCATCTTATTCCTCTTTTCGGGGAGTCCGACATTGACGGTTGCGAACATGgttcttgaccttgtcagCGAGCCACGGGAGCTATACTTTGATGCTCTACGTTCCGAGGTAACGTCTGTATTCGAAAAGTACGGCGGCAGATGGACGTTGGAGAATCTCAAGGAACTTGATCTCACAGACAGGTAAGTAGGGTGGGGTTGCCTCGAAGACTTCCACCGCCTGCTAATAAGGTATATACAGCTTCATTAAAGAGTCGATGCGCTTACGTCCAGCAGCTTTTACCATAGCTGGCCGCAAAGTTATCAATCCTCGGGGATACACTCTCCCAGATAACTCAGCCACGGTGCCATTCGGCTCCTATTTGACTCTTCCCATGTACGCCATACATCACGATCAAAACCACTACCCTCCTCGAACTGGAGACGGGTCCGATTTCGATGGTTTTCGGTTTAAGGGGACGGAGAACAATGAAGCTGTGCCACTTGTGGGAAGTAGTGAAACATTTCTCTCTTGGGGCGCCGGCCGTCACATCTGGTAAGCAtatctttttcctcttcagcgTCGGAGTTCTGCTGTCTAACATGCTGCTATTTAGTCCGGGGAGATTTGCAAGTGCTGCCATACTCAAAATGTGCCTAGCTGAACTGATACGAAAATGTGATTTCAAGCCTCGTAGTCGGATATCTGATGTCACATTTGCGAATATCTATG contains these protein-coding regions:
- a CDS encoding serine hydrolase (FSH1) domain-containing protein; amino-acid sequence: MNILCLHGTGTNISKIFQLQSAALRHELERDGMSFEYAQGGLRCPAAEEIAGLFPDFCDFYTYYDPREAHTIVEAEDQLLEMLKEQEGKYDGILAFSESAALAAALIIRHARENPFKAEGLFRFAIFICGLAPFDHETLGVAGASKPTRVKPDDNKSTEEHLINIPTYHIMGSEDELYPYGLALYNCCDPEMAIKTIHRGGHEIPSQVELVKEMTRNINATIQRANFMC
- a CDS encoding cytochrome p450 domain-containing protein codes for the protein MSPLRGVQRQITDLVRPLVLESYRKLKQGGQDSKGTTSEPPEGEQESLMDSLVRTAVSRTPSLTVEEDIAHEITMRFLSILFLFSGSPTLTVANMVLDLVSEPRELYFDALRSEVTSVFEKYGGRWTLENLKELDLTDSFIKESMRLRPAAFTIAGRKVINPRGYTLPDNSATVPFGSYLTLPMYAIHHDQNHYPPRTGDGSDFDGFRFKGTENNEAVPLVGSSETFLSWGAGRHICPGRFASAAILKMCLAELIRKCDFKPRSRISDVTFANIYVPSKTLTVEMRRRNSQ